From the genome of Methanococcus maripaludis:
TTCCCTAAATTTGATATTTTTTCCATTTAGCGCAGTTTCTAGGTTTTCACCCAGTTTTCCAGCTATAAATAGTTCAACTTCTTTTTGTGCCATTATATGTGCAACAGACCACCCTGCTCCCCCACCGCCAATTGCAAAAGGGTTTTTCATGGATTCTACGAGCTTTTTATCTTCGTAAATAAGAAAATAAGGTGCTCTTGCAGCGGCAGTGCTAATTTCTGAATTTAGGTCTTTTCCTTCTGAAGCTATTGCAATTCTCATAATTTTTCCCCCATTAATTTATCTATTATTATGCCCTGAATAACCGACATAAGAATCATTACTAAACTTAGAACTATCATATATTTCCAGCCGAAA
Proteins encoded in this window:
- a CDS encoding NifB/NifX family molybdenum-iron cluster-binding protein, encoding MRIAIASEGKDLNSEISTAAARAPYFLIYEDKKLVESMKNPFAIGGGGAGWSVAHIMAQKEVELFIAGKLGENLETALNGKNIKFREDSGKKVSDILDEL